From Nicotiana tabacum cultivar K326 chromosome 22, ASM71507v2, whole genome shotgun sequence, one genomic window encodes:
- the LOC107829725 gene encoding metal tolerance protein A1-like: MEQQEDSKSEIKQLLGAKCNGNSKRAQPCCNPICSFSEQEHSMLDSRQRSKSSMKLCGLIIFYVMVMAVETIGGVKAHSLAVLTDAAHLLSDVVGFSISLFAVWVSGWDVTKEHSFGYHRLEVLGALLSVQLIWLVSGLLIYEAIQRMFHPQAKVNGKLMFAIAAFGLIINFVSVVWLGHDHFLHCHSYNPCKDHDHDHEMQELHPRNEESSKLVSAASSCSKPTNINIEGAYLHVISDLIQSVGVMIAGAIMWFKPEWLVVDLLCTIFFSIFALSTTIPMLRTIFSLLMERTPKEVDIVQLENGLKTLAGLQEVHDLHVWAITVGKIVLSCHVVLEPGVDQYEIIQKVREYCNRTYRIHHVTIQVEPCS, from the coding sequence ATGGAGCAACAGGAGGATTCCAAGTCTGAAATAAAGCAATTGCTGGGAGCAAAATGTAATGGCAACAGTAAGCGAGCTCAGCCTTGTTGCAATCCAATTTGCTCATTCTCAGAGCAAGAGCATAGTATGTTGGATTCAAGACAAAGGTCAAAGTCGAGTATGAAACTTTGTGGGCTCATAATCTTTTATGTAATGGTGATGGCAGTGGAGACCATAGGAGGGGTGAAAGCCCACAGCCTCGCGGTTCTAACTGATGCAGCGCACTTGCTCAGTGATGTTGTTGgattttctatttctctttttgcTGTTTGGGTGTCTGGCTGGGATGTGACAAAAGAACACTCTTTTGGGTACCACCGTCTTGAAGTTTTAGGAGCCCTTCTATCTGTACAGCTAATATGGCTTGTCTCCGGTTTGCTGATTTATGAAGCAATTCAGAGAATGTTTCATCCACAAGCCAAAGTGAATGGGAAGCTTATGTTTGCTATTGCTGCATTTGGTCTCATAATTAACTTCGTCTCAGTTGTGTGGCTTGGCCATGATCATTTTCTCCATTGCCATTCATATAATCCTTGCAAGGATCATGATCATGATCACGAAATGCAAGAATTGCATCCAAGAAATGAAGAGAGCTCAAAACTGGTATCAGCAGCTTCTAGTTGCAGCAAACCAACGAACATAAATATCGAAGGGGCTTACCTGCATGTTATATCTGATTTGATACAATCCGTTGGGGTAATGATTGCTGGAGCTATTATGTGGTTCAAACCAGAATGGTTGGTGGTTGATCTTCTCTGTACTATATTTTTCTCGATCTTTGCTCTTAGTACTACCATACCCATGCTTAGAACTATCTTCTCCTTATTGATGGAGAGGACACCAAAGGAAGTTGATATTGTTCAACTCGAGAATGGCCTAAAAACTTTAGCAGGACTTCAGGAAGTTCATGACCTGCATGTTTGGGCCATCACTGTAGGGAAAATTGTTTTGTCCTGTCATGTTGTACTTGAGCCTGGAGTTGACCAATATGAAATTATTCAGAAGGTTAGGGAATATTGTAACAGGACATACAGAATTCATCATGTAACCATACAGGTTGAACCATGTTCATAG
- the LOC107829724 gene encoding serine/threonine-protein phosphatase PP1 isozyme 2 isoform X1 has protein sequence MAQNGQGIEPAVLDDIINRLLEFRNARTVRQVQLSEAEIRSLCTASKEIFLHQPNLLELEAPIKICGDIHGQYGDLLRLFEYGGFPPEANYLFLGDYVDRGKQSLETICLLLAYKIKYPENFFLLRGNHECASINRIYGFYDECKRRFNVRLWKTFTDCFNCLPVAALIDDKILCMHGGLSPDLTDLDEIRNLPRPTDIPDSGLLCDLLWSDPSREVKGWGMNDRGVSYTFGSDKVAEFLMQHDMDLVCRAHQVVEDGYEFFAERQLVTIFSAPNYCGEFDNAGAMMSVDENLMCSFQILKPTDRKPRFL, from the exons ATGGCTCAAAATGGGCAGGGGATAGAACCTGCAGTTCTTGATGACATAATCAACAGGCTTTTGGAGTTTAGGAATGCAAGAACTGTTAGGCAGGTTCAGCTCTCAGAAGCTGAGATTCGATCCCTTTGTACTGCTTCTAAAGAAATCTTCCTTCACCAGCCCAATCTTTTGGAGCTTGAAGCCCCTATCAAGATCTGTG GTGACATTCATGGACAGTATGGTGATCTTCTGAGGCTTTTTGAATATGGTGGGTTCCCTCCGGAGGCTAATTATTTGTTTTTAGGGGACTATGTTGACCGTGGCAAACAGAGTTTGGAAACTATATGCCTTCTACTTGCTTACAAAATTAAATACCCGGAGAACTTCTTTCTGTTAAGAGGGAATCATGAATGTGCTTCTATTAACCGGATATATGGATTTTATGATGAATGCAAGCGCCGATTCAATGTGAGGCTGTGGAAAACCTTCACTGATTGTTTTAACTGTCTTCCTGTGGCAGCTCTCATAGATGATAAAATACTTTGCATGCATGGTGGTCTTTCTCCTGATCTGACAGACTTAGATGAGATAAGAAATTTACCTCGTCCAACAGATATTCCAGACTCCGGTTTGCTTTGTGATTTACTTTGGTCAGATCCTAGTAGGGAAGTTAAAGGTTGGGGTATGAATGACAGGGGTGTCTCATACACCTTTGGTTCTGATAAAGTGGCAGAATTCTTGATGCAACATGATATGGACCTTGTTTGTCGTGCCCATCAG GTTGTGGAGGATGGCTATGAATTTTTTGCTGAAAGGCAGCTAGTCACTATATTTTCTGCACCAAACTACTGTGGCGAATTTGATAATGCTGGTGCTATGATGAGTGTGGATGAAAATTTGATGTGCTCTTTTCAGATTCTGAAGCCAACAGATAGAAAACCTCGGTTCTTATGA
- the LOC107829726 gene encoding ras-related protein Rab11A (The RefSeq protein has 6 substitutions compared to this genomic sequence), producing the protein MANRVDHEYDYLFKMVLIGDSGVGKSNILSRFTRNEFCLESKSTIGVEFATRTLQVEGKTVKAQIWDTAGQERYRAITSAYYRGAVGALLFYDITKRQTFDNVQRWLRELRDHRDSNIVIILAGNKSDLKHLRAVSEQDDQALVKKEGLSFLETSALEALNVDKAFQTILTDIYHIISKKALAAQEAAASTALPGQGTTINVSDNSANVKRGCCST; encoded by the exons ATGGCGAATAGAGTGGATCACGAGTACGATTATTTGTTTAAGATCGTGTTGATTGGGGATTCTGGAGTAGGAAAATCAAATATTTTATCCAGGTTCACGAGAAATGAATTCTGTTTGGAGTCGAAGTCCACTATCGGAGTTGAGTTCGCCACCAGAACTCTTCAG GTGGAGGGAAAAACAGTGAAGGCCCAGATATGGGACACTGCAGGACAAGAAAGGTACAGAGCCATTACCAGTGCTTACTATCGAGGAGCAGTGGGTGCACTCCTTGTCTATGACATAACAAAGAGGCAAACATTTGACAATGTTCAGAGGTGGCTACGAGAATTGAGAGATCATGCAGACTCTAACATTGTAATCATACTGGCAGGAAACAAGTCTGACCTTAAACATCTTAGAGCAGTCTCTGAGCAGGATGGTCAAGCTTTAGCTGAGAAGGAAGGACTTTCATTTCTTGAGACATCAGCATTGGAAGCTCTTAATGTTGACAAGGCTTTCCAGACTATATTGACAGATATTTATCATATCATAAGCAAGAAGGCATTGGCAGCTCAGGAAGCAGCCGCGAGCACTGCACTTCCTGGTCAGGGTACAACCATCAATGTCAGTGATAACTCGGCAAATGTGAAGAGAGGCTGCTGTTCAACTTGA
- the LOC107829724 gene encoding serine/threonine-protein phosphatase PP1 isozyme 2 (The RefSeq protein has 1 substitution compared to this genomic sequence) — MAQNGQGIEPAVLDDIINRLLEFRNARTVRQVQLSEAEIRSLCTASKEIFLHQPNLLELEAPIKICGDIHGQYGDLLRLFEYGGFPPEANYLFLGDYVDRGKQSLETICLLLAYKIKYPENFFLLRGNHECASINRIYGFYDECKRRFNVRLWKTNTDCFNCLPVAALIDDKILCMHGGLSPDLTDLDEIRNLPRPTDIPDSGLLCDLLWSDPSREVKGWGMNDRGVSYTFGSDKVAEFLMQHDMDLVCRAHQVVEDGYEFFAERQLVTIFSAPNYCGEFDNAGAMMSVDENLMCSFQILKPTDRKPRFL, encoded by the exons ATGGCTCAAAATGGGCAGGGGATAGAACCTGCAGTTCTTGATGACATAATCAACAGGCTTTTGGAGTTTAGGAATGCAAGAACTGTTAGGCAGGTTCAGCTCTCAGAAGCTGAGATTCGATCCCTTTGTACTGCTTCTAAAGAAATCTTCCTTCACCAGCCCAATCTTTTGGAGCTTGAAGCCCCTATCAAGATCTGTG GTGACATTCATGGACAGTATGGTGATCTTCTGAGGCTTTTTGAATATGGTGGGTTCCCTCCGGAGGCTAATTATTTGTTTTTAGGGGACTATGTTGACCGTGGCAAACAGAGTTTGGAAACTATATGCCTTCTACTTGCTTACAAAATTAAATACCCGGAGAACTTCTTTCTGTTAAGAGGGAATCATGAATGTGCTTCTATTAACCGGATATATGGATTTTATGATGAATGCAAGCGCCGATTCAATGTGAGGCTGTGGAAAACCTTCACTGATTGTTTTAACTGTCTTCCTGTGGCAGCTCTCATAGATGATAAAATACTTTGCATGCATGGTGGTCTTTCTCCTGATCTGACAGACTTAGATGAGATAAGAAATTTACCTCGTCCAACAGATATTCCAGACTCCGGTTTGCTTTGTGATTTACTTTGGTCAGATCCTAGTAGGGAAGTTAAAGGTTGGGGTATGAATGACAGGGGTGTCTCATACACCTTTGGTTCTGATAAAGTGGCAGAATTCTTGATGCAACATGATATGGACCTTGTTTGTCGTGCCCATCAG GTTGTGGAGGATGGCTATGAATTTTTTGCTGAAAGGCAGCTAGTCACTATATTTTCTGCACCAAACTACTGTGGCGAATTTGATAATGCTGGTGCTATGATGAGTGTGGATGAAAATTTGATGTGCTCTTTTCAGATTCTGAAGCCAACAGATAGAAAACCTCGGTTCTTATGA
- the LOC107829726 gene encoding ras-related protein Rab11A isoform X1, whose protein sequence is MANRVDHEYDYLFKIVLIGDSGVGKSNILSRFTRNEFCLESKSTIGVEFATRTLQVEGKTVKAQIWDTAGQERYRAITSAYYRGAVGALLVYDITKRQTFDNVQRWLRELRDHADSNIVIILAGNKSDLKHLRAVSEQDGQALAEKEGLSFLETSALEALNVDKAFQTILTDIYHIISKKALAAQEAAASTALPGQGTTINVSDNSANVKRGCCST, encoded by the exons ATGGCGAATAGAGTGGATCACGAGTACGATTATTTGTTTAAGATCGTGTTGATTGGGGATTCTGGAGTAGGAAAATCAAATATTTTATCCAGGTTCACGAGAAATGAATTCTGTTTGGAGTCGAAGTCCACTATCGGAGTTGAGTTCGCCACCAGAACTCTTCAG GTGGAGGGAAAAACAGTGAAGGCCCAGATATGGGACACTGCAGGACAAGAAAGGTACAGAGCCATTACCAGTGCTTACTATCGAGGAGCAGTGGGTGCACTCCTTGTCTATGACATAACAAAGAGGCAAACATTTGACAATGTTCAGAGGTGGCTACGAGAATTGAGAGATCATGCAGACTCTAACATTGTAATCATACTGGCAGGAAACAAGTCTGACCTTAAACATCTTAGAGCAGTCTCTGAGCAGGATGGTCAAGCTTTAGCTGAGAAGGAAGGACTTTCATTTCTTGAGACATCAGCATTGGAAGCTCTTAATGTTGACAAGGCTTTCCAGACTATATTGACAGATATTTATCATATCATAAGCAAGAAGGCATTGGCAGCTCAGGAAGCAGCCGCGAGCACTGCACTTCCTGGTCAGGGTACAACCATCAATGTCAGTGATAACTCGGCAAATGTGAAGAGAGGCTGCTGTTCAACTTGA